The Sporomusa termitida genome has a window encoding:
- a CDS encoding type II secretion system protein, whose protein sequence is MFQNIRKRMGNQKGFTLVELLVVISILGILAAIAVPKFADSTTAANTAKAAADLRILDSAIAMYQAQNGTDPTAIDGDAGSTTLVGDGLLAASPAPPTGRAFVNGTAANITATAYVLTGTGAAMRATLDGNNSEDFNR, encoded by the coding sequence ATGTTTCAAAATATTAGAAAGCGTATGGGGAATCAAAAAGGGTTTACACTGGTGGAACTTTTGGTAGTAATTTCGATTTTAGGCATTTTGGCAGCTATCGCCGTACCTAAATTTGCTGACTCAACAACAGCTGCAAATACGGCAAAAGCAGCAGCTGACCTTCGTATACTTGATAGTGCTATAGCAATGTATCAAGCACAGAATGGTACCGATCCGACTGCTATTGATGGTGACGCTGGTTCAACGACATTAGTTGGTGACGGACTATTGGCAGCTTCACCAGCACCACCTACAGGACGCGCATTTGTTAATGGTACTGCAGCAAATATTACTGCTACTGCTTATGTACTTACAGGTACTGGAGCTGCGATGAGGGCTACTCTAGATGGTAATAATTCGGAGGACTTCAACAGATAA
- a CDS encoding prepilin peptidase, which translates to MLEICLILSILGFGLIIGSFINVCILRIPKNESIIFPGSHCVICKTPLKVMDLIPIISYALLLGRCRYCGSCISVRYPVVELLTALILLISFLVAPLEKLMEVLMFVVFLLVISIIDYDYQLILDKILIWFAIAGVIFNTLINNTIVLDILWGSVAGGAILFLIALLTKGGMGGGDIKFMAALGLWLGLKLTLLTLFLSFVIGGIGSLLLLALKIKGRKDFIPFGPFIAVAAFISMLYGHEIITWYLSLL; encoded by the coding sequence ATGCTAGAAATTTGTCTAATTCTATCAATTTTAGGTTTCGGCCTAATAATTGGTAGTTTTATCAATGTATGCATTTTGAGGATACCCAAGAATGAGTCTATTATATTTCCAGGTTCACATTGTGTAATTTGTAAGACTCCTTTAAAAGTAATGGATTTAATTCCAATAATTAGTTATGCCTTATTACTAGGACGATGTAGGTATTGCGGATCTTGTATATCTGTTCGATATCCAGTAGTCGAATTATTAACTGCTCTTATTCTATTGATTTCTTTTTTAGTGGCTCCTTTAGAAAAACTGATGGAAGTATTAATGTTTGTTGTATTTTTGCTTGTGATTTCAATAATTGATTATGATTATCAGCTTATTTTAGATAAAATTCTTATATGGTTTGCTATTGCAGGCGTAATATTTAATACACTAATTAATAATACAATAGTGCTAGATATACTTTGGGGAAGTGTAGCGGGCGGCGCCATCCTCTTCCTTATCGCCCTCCTCACCAAAGGCGGCATGGGCGGTGGCGACATCAAATTTATGGCTGCCCTCGGTCTATGGCTTGGCCTCAAACTAACCCTGCTGACCTTATTTCTGTCCTTTGTCATTGGCGGCATCGGCAGCCTGCTGCTACTGGCCCTTAAGATCAAAGGCCGTAAGGACTTTATCCCCTTCGGCCCGTTTATCGCTGTGGCGGCGTTTATCAGTATGCTGTACGGCCATGAAATCATCACCTGGTATCTGAGCCTGCTGTAG
- a CDS encoding prepilin-type N-terminal cleavage/methylation domain-containing protein — MQQGFTLIELLVTMAIIGILAGLAVPMLADAVATLELHIFVNNLAADIRGLQQLGVNANGTQAIYTLYWTGGSSKPQYNLHNREKAIKIVDFPASVAVTGDPKAIRYAITGSPSSGAQTIEFRSKRTGEYLYVVIAPVTGRVRVCDAAGLE, encoded by the coding sequence ATGCAACAGGGCTTTACTTTGATAGAACTCCTGGTTACCATGGCCATTATCGGCATTTTAGCCGGTCTGGCCGTACCAATGCTGGCCGATGCCGTGGCCACCCTGGAACTGCATATCTTTGTCAACAACCTGGCCGCCGATATCCGGGGCCTGCAGCAGCTGGGCGTTAATGCCAACGGTACGCAAGCTATTTATACGCTATACTGGACTGGCGGCAGTAGCAAGCCGCAATATAATCTGCACAACCGGGAAAAAGCCATTAAGATTGTTGATTTTCCCGCCTCGGTTGCAGTGACCGGTGATCCGAAAGCAATCCGCTATGCCATCACCGGCTCACCGTCATCCGGGGCTCAGACTATTGAATTTCGCAGTAAACGGACCGGTGAGTACCTGTATGTCGTCATTGCCCCTGTGACCGGGCGGGTGCGGGTCTGTGACGCCGCCGGTCTGGAATGA
- a CDS encoding type IV pilus modification PilV family protein — protein MGRNRQGERGYLLLEAVMAIFIVLITLAVAALLPQALKVMAAAGHYTAATALAQEQMELLKSHDDLFWATVAFPYQTGPASIPGTDYCQTARAEISPLDPEYPSKQRIIKLTVSVGRPGAEQVTLISYTLQAVQQFLP, from the coding sequence ATGGGGCGGAACCGGCAGGGTGAGCGGGGTTATCTGCTGCTGGAGGCAGTTATGGCAATTTTTATCGTGCTTATAACGCTGGCGGTTGCCGCTCTGCTGCCCCAGGCGCTGAAGGTGATGGCGGCTGCCGGCCACTATACGGCCGCCACGGCATTGGCTCAGGAACAGATGGAGCTGCTTAAAAGTCATGACGACCTGTTTTGGGCTACTGTCGCGTTTCCTTACCAGACAGGCCCGGCCTCGATTCCCGGGACTGATTACTGTCAGACGGCAAGGGCTGAAATCAGCCCCCTTGATCCGGAGTATCCGAGCAAACAGCGTATCATCAAGCTAACCGTTTCTGTGGGCCGGCCAGGTGCTGAACAGGTCACCCTGATATCCTATACCTTACAGGCGGTACAGCAGTTTCTGCCATAA
- a CDS encoding PilW family protein, with amino-acid sequence MKRYWTGRQGLTLAELVAGLTIFLILLAAIGPLLSTASQAWRTGRSQAELQQTARLALERLSHSIRYAQTVTVADNGGSLVLKDGDGSSLIFSVSPDTRALCMTMGDGTPQPLAGDGLSKRAGRVVVIANPGQQPRFTVEAVTLRANNGQALYMVKRVAIMITVQDRETGLQYTLRSAVMAQNS; translated from the coding sequence ATGAAACGCTATTGGACTGGCCGGCAGGGTCTGACCCTGGCCGAGCTAGTGGCTGGTCTGACAATTTTTTTGATCCTGCTGGCGGCCATCGGGCCGCTGTTGTCAACCGCAAGCCAGGCCTGGCGGACCGGCCGTTCCCAGGCTGAACTCCAGCAAACCGCCCGGTTGGCGCTGGAGCGGCTCAGCCACAGCATCCGGTATGCGCAAACCGTCACTGTCGCCGATAATGGCGGCAGCCTGGTGCTAAAGGACGGGGATGGCAGCAGCCTGATCTTCAGCGTCAGCCCTGATACGCGGGCGCTGTGTATGACCATGGGCGACGGTACGCCCCAGCCGCTGGCCGGCGACGGCCTTAGTAAAAGGGCCGGCCGGGTGGTGGTTATCGCTAACCCGGGGCAGCAACCGCGTTTTACGGTTGAGGCTGTTACCCTGCGGGCTAACAATGGACAAGCCCTGTATATGGTTAAGCGGGTGGCGATTATGATTACCGTACAGGACCGCGAGACAGGGCTTCAATATACCCTGCGGTCGGCAGTGATGGCTCAAAACTCGTAA
- a CDS encoding PilX N-terminal domain-containing pilus assembly protein, protein MFYVQTRVASQSGSSALLALMALLLLSLWGWGLITLSLTELSMAASYRDGTAALYLAEAGAKRALVELHYNPDWQPRNPYFEGRGSYSLAITAGTPIRIEATGTVHRSVRKVVLKVVRNAEGAGLIIISWNYH, encoded by the coding sequence ATGTTTTATGTACAAACACGGGTAGCCAGCCAGTCCGGGTCGAGTGCTCTCCTGGCGTTAATGGCACTGCTGCTGCTGAGTCTATGGGGCTGGGGCCTGATTACGCTTAGTCTGACTGAGCTTAGTATGGCCGCAAGCTACCGTGACGGCACTGCGGCTTTATATTTAGCGGAGGCAGGAGCCAAACGGGCTCTTGTCGAATTACACTACAACCCTGACTGGCAGCCCCGCAATCCCTATTTTGAGGGCCGGGGCAGCTATTCGCTGGCAATTACGGCCGGTACGCCCATCCGGATTGAAGCAACCGGCACTGTTCACAGGTCTGTGCGGAAGGTTGTACTAAAGGTTGTTAGGAACGCCGAGGGTGCGGGTCTTATAATTATCTCCTGGAATTATCATTAA
- a CDS encoding late competence development ComFB family protein, with translation MQIRNFMEDLVWQRLDEVLTRHPKACGCEKCRYDIAALALNFLPPRYVVTDQGETYTRIKGLEQQFNVDIITALSHAIQIVCQQPHHDEG, from the coding sequence ATGCAAATAAGAAATTTTATGGAGGATCTGGTCTGGCAGCGGCTGGACGAGGTGCTGACCCGCCATCCGAAGGCCTGCGGCTGTGAGAAATGCCGCTATGATATTGCGGCCCTGGCCCTAAACTTTTTGCCGCCGCGCTATGTGGTTACCGATCAGGGCGAGACCTACACCCGGATCAAGGGGCTTGAGCAGCAGTTTAATGTTGATATTATTACCGCCCTCTCCCATGCCATTCAGATTGTCTGCCAGCAGCCCCACCACGATGAAGGCTAA
- the pilM gene encoding type IV pilus assembly protein PilM, with protein sequence MKAKVIQLAARVKQWLTYSPASMIGIDIGSGMLKIAEITWRNNLPTLTAAGLAALPADLVRDGIILDRQVMAETFRQLLATAGVTGRHAVISVSGHAVFIRELTFPAMTEEELRQAIRWDLDKYIPADAENYYFDFAVVGTGKLPHEVRVLLVAAPQSMIDAVTAICKEAGLKPMAIDIEPLAIARTFTAPANFLVVDIGQKLCQLTIFQANCPVVSRLIPLGGDRYTDVIRNLLALDYNEAELLKQRQRGLLHTAGGNEPAAASVHRQLLLLVEELSREIRRTADYYQAQNREAVIDRILLTGGGACMDNLAGNLAAQLGGVEVTRHNPLGEIGAAKSFDAEWLQAIAPQLTVAVGLAVRGGEGY encoded by the coding sequence ATGAAGGCTAAGGTTATTCAACTGGCGGCCAGGGTAAAGCAGTGGCTTACATACAGTCCGGCCAGTATGATTGGTATAGATATCGGTTCCGGCATGCTGAAGATTGCTGAAATCACCTGGCGCAACAATCTGCCCACCCTGACGGCCGCCGGTCTGGCGGCCCTGCCGGCGGACCTGGTCCGGGACGGGATTATTCTCGACCGTCAGGTGATGGCCGAGACGTTCCGGCAGCTGCTGGCAACCGCCGGTGTCACCGGCCGGCATGCTGTCATCTCCGTAAGCGGTCATGCGGTGTTCATCCGCGAGCTTACCTTTCCGGCGATGACGGAGGAGGAGCTGCGCCAGGCCATCAGATGGGACCTGGATAAATATATCCCGGCCGATGCGGAGAATTACTATTTTGATTTTGCCGTTGTTGGTACCGGCAAGCTGCCTCATGAGGTCCGGGTGTTGCTTGTGGCCGCCCCGCAGTCGATGATTGACGCTGTTACTGCCATTTGTAAGGAGGCGGGGCTGAAGCCTATGGCTATTGATATTGAGCCGCTGGCCATAGCCCGGACCTTTACCGCGCCCGCCAACTTCCTGGTTGTCGATATTGGTCAAAAACTATGCCAGCTTACCATCTTCCAGGCCAACTGCCCGGTGGTATCCCGGCTGATCCCGCTGGGCGGAGACCGTTATACCGATGTCATCAGGAACTTGCTGGCGCTGGATTATAATGAGGCCGAGCTGCTGAAACAACGCCAGCGGGGCCTGCTGCATACTGCGGGCGGTAACGAGCCGGCGGCAGCCTCTGTGCACAGGCAGCTGCTGCTGCTTGTGGAAGAACTGAGCCGGGAGATACGCCGGACAGCCGACTATTATCAGGCCCAGAACCGCGAGGCTGTCATTGACCGGATTCTGTTGACCGGCGGCGGGGCCTGTATGGATAATCTGGCCGGCAATCTGGCCGCCCAGTTGGGCGGGGTTGAGGTAACCCGGCATAACCCGCTGGGCGAGATTGGCGCTGCCAAATCATTTGATGCCGAATGGCTGCAGGCGATCGCGCCGCAGCTGACAGTGGCGGTCGGCCTGGCCGTGCGCGGGGGTGAAGGTTATTAA